TTTACCTGACATTCTTAAGTGTGAAATCACTCTAATTTCTGTATCTAAGTAAAAAACTATGTATTTACCAATGTTTTCTATTTTTGTAATTGTTGTATCTTCAAAAATTTCTTTGAAGTGTTCAACTGTTGTATTTTTAATTAATTTGTCTTTTAAAACTTCAACTGTTATCACTTTTGAACCTGGAATAATTTTATTCAATGTGTTAGTAACAGTTGTGACTTCTGGATATTCTGGCATTTTACCCCTTATGCATTCTTAATTGATTTAATTATTTCTATAACATTTTTAATACTTGTTGACATTATTTGCTTATATCCAAGCATTTTTAGTGCTTCACGTGCTAATTCTTCATCATTGTTAAAAAGATTTAGTCTTTGTGATTTAGAACATAAATCAATTCATTCTTTTATGTGTAAATTGTTGTAATCACGTTTAAATCCTAATGGCGATTTTTTAAATGTGATTTTTGAATTTTCTTGATCTTTTTTAATGTAGAAATTATTTTCAAGTTCAAATCTATTTGTTTTTTCAATATTTTCATGAGCAGATGGAAATGGTTTATTTAAGATGAATTCAACTAATTTTTGGAATTCTTTCTTATCAATTACGTTCAATTCATCTGCTAAAATTTCGAATTTTTCATTATATGCTCTATGACTTTTAATTCTTGAAATATCTACAAGAAAGTCAAATTCGTCTTCAAAATTTGTTTCATTATTATTTGATAAATCTTTTTCAATAACCACTGTATTATTTAACATGTTTGATTCAATGTTATTGTTTTTTAAAAAATTCATTAAATTATCAAGAACTATTTGTTTGTTTTTAATTCATTCAGTTGTTCAAATTCTGAATATTTTTCAACCTCTATTTTTAAGTACTTCATTTTTTGAGTAGTCACTATCTCTAAGAATTGGTGATTCAATAAATGTGTTTCCATCTATTTCAATACCGATTGAATCTTGGTTTAAATTTTCACTAATTAAAGCAAGGTTAATTTTTAGGTTAGAATTACCTACATTAGCAATTGGACTGTAGTTTTTGCTTATAAGGTAGTTATAAACTTCTTTTTGAATGTTAGATGTAAATAAATTTACATCATGTAATTTTTGTTTATCCGATTTATTATTTTCAGCTAAGTAAAGAAGATTTTGCATGAAATATAAACCTTTTGAAGAATTTGATTTGATATTAATATCATTATGTTTTAGTGATGAAACTACAAAAAGAGTTTCCTTGGCACGAGACATTGCGACATTAATACGTTTATAACCATTTTTTTGGTTAATTGCTCCAAAGTTCATTGAAACTTTTTTAGTTGTTGGATTTGGACCAAATCCCACTACAAGAATAATGATATCTCTCTCATCACCTTGAACGTTTTCAATGTTTTTGATAAAGAATTTTGTTGGTGAATCATGTGAGACAAATTCTTTCATAGAGTTTTGATTTGCAACAAATTGTCTAAGTTTTGTATCTAAGTAGTTTGCCATTTTGATGTTCATTGTAATAACACCAACTGTTTTTGATGTTCCAAATTTCTTTTGAATTTGTTTTAACTTTTTAAGTACAGTATCAACATCAATGTCATTTTTGCCATCTTCATAATATCCTTTTGAGTAAACTAAATGTAATCCAGAATAATCATCATTAAGTCTAGATTCTGGGAATGAAATTAAGTTATTGTTATAAACATTGATATTAGATGGTTGGATTAAAGACTCGTATTTAGAACGATAGTGTCATTCTAAATTTATATTTTTCATAAATGATGCAGCAGAATTTAAAACTGAATCATAGGCATCGATGTCATAAATTGTTGCTTCTTCTTCGTTTTCATCATCAAAAATTTGTTCTTCAAAGAAGTTTGTAGGTGGCAATTGTTCTGAGTCCCCACAGATGATGTATTGTTTTGCTCTAAGAATTGAAGTTAAAGCATTTTCTGTTTTTATTTGTGAAGCTTCATCAATTATTAAAACATCAAAATCTTGTTCTAAGTCGCTTAAGTAGGTTGAAACTGATAGCGGTGACATCATTCAACATTTTTTAATACCTAAAATAACATTACCTGCTTCAGAAATAATTTGTTTAATTGACTTGTGTTTTCTTGATTTAGCTGCTTCAGCACGAAGAACTAAAATACCATTTTCATCACCTTTAAAATTAGGCAATGATTGAGCACATGCATCAAGTGCATTAGTAATTGAGAGCGTAATTAATTTTCTTAGATCAGTTTGAAAATGTTTATGAATTTCATTAAGACTTGATAAGTCTTGATTCAAGTTGTTTTCTTTTAGAATGTTAGTAATTTGTCAATTTAAATAACTTGATTTAAACGTATTGACAAACTTATCTTTATAACCTTTTGTCTCTAAGGCATTGATGAATTCGGTTAATTGATATTCACTTAATTTATTGTACGTAATTGTTTTGTTTAATAAGACAAAGCCATTTTTCTCATTTGCAATTAAATCATCAATGAATGCTAAAACTTCATAATAATTTTTGTGAGCAAAATCATAGTTGAAATTATTTTTTAAGAACTCTAAATTTTCATTAATTAAATTTAATAAATTTATCGATTCATGAAGTGAATTATTTGAAATTGGAGCTGTATCTTTTGTATAGTTAATTGCATAAATAAATTCACTATTATTAAATTTTTCACTTAAATGTTTAAGGTTTGAAACTAAGTTTGAAATTATTGTAATTTTATCTAGATCAAAACTAAATGTCAATTTGTCTAAAATAGGTTGACAATTTTCGAAATATGAATTTACTTTTTTAAGTTTTTTAAGTGTCTTTTTAACTTTTTTGTAACTATCCAATTTGAAGTACTGACTAATTTCAAAACCTTTAAGTGACTTAAGTTGATGCTTAAATTTCTTATTGAACAATCTTTTGAATTTACCTGGTGCATTTTTAATAAAGTTACTTAAAGTCTTAATATTGCTTTGATTTTGATGATATGTAACATCATTATTTTTGTAGATTGATTTAATCTTGTTGTAATTTTTTTCAACTTGTTTTAAGTATGAGAGTTCATTTATAAAACTAAATTCGTTTTTCTTTAATCATTCAGTCTCATTAAGTAAAATTAATACATTTTCGACTTTTGTAATTTCACTGAATAAGTCGTTGTTTTTATCGAGTATTAAATCATTATTACCTAATAAATAATTCATTTGTGCAATTGCTGTTTTTAACTGTGATATAGATGTAAAAACATCAGAGAATTGTTTATCAGAAGAGTAATTATACTTGTGTCAATTATTCTCTTGAATTTTATTTGGATAATTTTTAAGGTTTTGATATTTCTTGATTAAGTCAGTGATTTCAATGAATTCTGTATTGTTATAAACACGCTTAAAGTGGAAGTTATTAAAACCTTGATTAAAATCTGTGATTTCAAGATACATATTTACAAGATCAAATAAAGTAATGCTTTGGTCATTATTATTAACTAATATGTTTTTGTATTTTTCAATTTTGTCTGTGTAATTTTTAATACTTTGACTAATTTGAGTTTTTTCAACTTCATTGATAAAACGAAGGTTTTTCGCTATCTCATAGTCATGTAAGATATTTGAAGAAAAGTTTGAATAATTAATTTCGGTAGAATGTAATCTTAAAAGAAATTTATCTAGTTCTTTTGATTTTAAAGTGTTGTAAACTACATCAACAGCTGCATTTTTTTCTGCAACAAATAAAACCTTTTTACCACTAGATATAAGCTCAGAAATAATGTTTGAAATGGTTTGAGATTTACCGGTTCCAGGAGGACCTTGCAATACAAAACTATTACCTTTAATTGCTGCTTGAATCGCTTTTTCTTGTGTACTATCTGATTCTAAACAATGGAAATAATTAAAATAATCAATGTTATTAATTTCATCATTTGTAGGTAAATCAAAGTCAAAGTTATTGATTTGTTTACCAATAATTTGTGAGTAAAATGGCGATTTAGTTAACTTGTTTTTATTTTTAATTAAATCATTGTACATTGAGATTCTTGAAAAAGTGAATATTCCTAAATATCAGTTGTTTTTGATATTTAACTCAAGTTTGGTTTTATTAATTTTTGTTAAATGTTTAAGTAAAACATCAAGTGCTATTTTTAGATTATCTAAGTTTTTTACATCATTTAATAATTCAGTTGCATATGAAGTTGCATCAATATTTCATTCATTTTTTAATTTATAAAATAG
The nucleotide sequence above comes from Mycoplasma sp. Pen4. Encoded proteins:
- a CDS encoding AAA domain-containing protein, whose product is MFEKILNKLLDTSLKNNLINLKSEKYLNIYDIVTKDESFSYDLKEYKAKNKIDHNTIFTSKIPQKDFAKLIDKFSKSNRLSLEDTGVNILNISFGILEWKDRENNEINSPIFLLPVHFEDDRYDHTLLHVDFNNIEINQSLFYKLKNEWNIDATSYATELLNDVKNLDNLKIALDVLLKHLTKINKTKLELNIKNNWYLGIFTFSRISMYNDLIKNKNKLTKSPFYSQIIGKQINNFDFDLPTNDEINNIDYFNYFHCLESDSTQEKAIQAAIKGNSFVLQGPPGTGKSQTISNIISELISSGKKVLFVAEKNAAVDVVYNTLKSKELDKFLLRLHSTEINYSNFSSNILHDYEIAKNLRFINEVEKTQISQSIKNYTDKIEKYKNILVNNNDQSITLFDLVNMYLEITDFNQGFNNFHFKRVYNNTEFIEITDLIKKYQNLKNYPNKIQENNWHKYNYSSDKQFSDVFTSISQLKTAIAQMNYLLGNNDLILDKNNDLFSEITKVENVLILLNETEWLKKNEFSFINELSYLKQVEKNYNKIKSIYKNNDVTYHQNQSNIKTLSNFIKNAPGKFKRLFNKKFKHQLKSLKGFEISQYFKLDSYKKVKKTLKKLKKVNSYFENCQPILDKLTFSFDLDKITIISNLVSNLKHLSEKFNNSEFIYAINYTKDTAPISNNSLHESINLLNLINENLEFLKNNFNYDFAHKNYYEVLAFIDDLIANEKNGFVLLNKTITYNKLSEYQLTEFINALETKGYKDKFVNTFKSSYLNWQITNILKENNLNQDLSSLNEIHKHFQTDLRKLITLSITNALDACAQSLPNFKGDENGILVLRAEAAKSRKHKSIKQIISEAGNVILGIKKCWMMSPLSVSTYLSDLEQDFDVLIIDEASQIKTENALTSILRAKQYIICGDSEQLPPTNFFEEQIFDDENEEEATIYDIDAYDSVLNSAASFMKNINLEWHYRSKYESLIQPSNINVYNNNLISFPESRLNDDYSGLHLVYSKGYYEDGKNDIDVDTVLKKLKQIQKKFGTSKTVGVITMNIKMANYLDTKLRQFVANQNSMKEFVSHDSPTKFFIKNIENVQGDERDIIILVVGFGPNPTTKKVSMNFGAINQKNGYKRINVAMSRAKETLFVVSSLKHNDINIKSNSSKGLYFMQNLLYLAENNKSDKQKLHDVNLFTSNIQKEVYNYLISKNYSPIANVGNSNLKINLALISENLNQDSIGIEIDGNTFIESPILRDSDYSKNEVLKNRGWKIFRIWTTEWIKNKQIVLDNLMNFLKNNNIESNMLNNTVVIEKDLSNNNETNFEDEFDFLVDISRIKSHRAYNEKFEILADELNVIDKKEFQKLVEFILNKPFPSAHENIEKTNRFELENNFYIKKDQENSKITFKKSPLGFKRDYNNLHIKEWIDLCSKSQRLNLFNNDEELAREALKMLGYKQIMSTSIKNVIEIIKSIKNA